One Alkaliphilus sp. B6464 genomic window carries:
- a CDS encoding YvrJ family protein: protein MNDIFGQVANLGFPIVISIYLLIRLEGKVESLTISINELAKSIDLLTVKTPKGI from the coding sequence ATGAATGATATATTTGGCCAGGTTGCAAACCTAGGATTCCCAATAGTTATTTCTATTTACTTACTAATTAGGCTAGAAGGAAAAGTCGAAAGCTTAACTATTAGTATAAATGAACTAGCAAAATCAATCGATCTATTAACAGTCAAAACTCCCAAAGGAATATGA
- a CDS encoding DUF2922 domain-containing protein has protein sequence MRVLELSFKREDGKGAKIVVANAREDITSEEVKTVMEGIISKNIFAPSGVNLVEAEGAKVIITQEEDLSFA, from the coding sequence ATGAGAGTATTAGAATTAAGCTTTAAAAGAGAAGACGGTAAAGGAGCTAAAATAGTTGTAGCTAATGCTAGAGAAGATATAACATCTGAAGAAGTTAAAACAGTAATGGAAGGTATTATTAGCAAAAACATATTTGCTCCAAGTGGTGTAAATCTTGTGGAGGCAGAAGGCGCTAAGGTAATAATCACTCAAGAGGAAGATCTAAGCTTTGCGTAA
- a CDS encoding DUF1659 domain-containing protein produces the protein MPVNIINQSSRVRLRFIDSVDGEGREKLVSKTYSNVKGDADDSDIYAVAVDMAGLQTKSLKTVVRIDEKELAE, from the coding sequence ATGCCAGTAAATATAATTAACCAAAGCTCAAGAGTTAGACTTCGTTTCATTGACAGTGTAGACGGAGAAGGAAGAGAAAAGCTAGTAAGCAAAACTTACAGTAATGTTAAAGGAGATGCAGATGATAGCGATATTTACGCAGTAGCTGTAGATATGGCCGGACTTCAAACAAAGTCCTTAAAAACAGTAGTTAGAATCGATGAAAAAGAATTGGCTGAGTAA
- a CDS encoding sigma-70 family RNA polymerase sigma factor has product MYIEFDEKVGAALKGDSIAKEWIIDRLKPLVVSYSKKYGGQTGWDEELYQEGAWQILEALNVFDMSKGVPFLGFVTIRLKHYYQNRRRKEKITIPLDQFVGEDGGTSLLDLLVDEKVSIESDYLKEEEYKDLIRAINKLYAKERGIIEDYYLKGYMLKDIAETRKVHYVTVAKGKAKALEKLKSILYKVG; this is encoded by the coding sequence TTGTACATTGAATTTGATGAGAAAGTAGGAGCTGCTCTAAAAGGAGACAGTATAGCAAAAGAGTGGATTATTGATAGACTTAAACCATTAGTAGTTTCATATAGTAAAAAATATGGTGGACAAACTGGATGGGACGAGGAGCTTTATCAGGAAGGGGCATGGCAAATATTAGAGGCTTTAAATGTCTTTGATATGAGTAAGGGAGTTCCATTCTTAGGCTTTGTTACAATTAGACTAAAGCATTATTATCAAAATAGACGTAGAAAGGAAAAAATAACCATTCCCTTAGATCAATTTGTTGGAGAAGATGGCGGGACATCTCTACTAGATTTATTAGTAGATGAAAAGGTTTCTATAGAGTCAGATTATTTAAAAGAAGAAGAGTATAAAGATTTAATAAGAGCTATTAATAAGCTGTATGCTAAAGAGCGAGGGATTATAGAAGACTATTATTTAAAAGGCTATATGCTGAAGGATATAGCAGAAACAAGAAAGGTTCATTATGTTACAGTTGCAAAGGGTAAAGCGAAGGCATTAGAAAAATTAAAAAGTATTTTATATAAAGTAGGCTAA
- the metK gene encoding methionine adenosyltransferase — protein sequence MIKRLFTSESVTEGHPDKICDQISDSILDAILEKDPSARVACETSVSTGLVLVAGEISTDCYIDIPKIVRKTIEEIGYTRAKYGFDSDTCAVLTAIDEQSPDIAMGVNEALENKKGAQKDELESIGAGDQGIMFGFACNETPELMPLPISLAHKLAKRLSDVRKNGTLDYLRPDGKTQVTVEYDGDKPVRIDTIVISTQHSPDVDGKTIEKDMIEHVINKIVPEELLDANTRYFINPTGRFVIGGPQGDAGLTGRKIIVDTYGGYARHGGGAFSGKDATKVDRSAAYAARYVAKNIVAAGLADKCEIELAYAIGVAEPVSILVETFGTGKVDESKLTELVKKHFDLRPAAIIRDLDLRKPGYRKVAAYGHFGRTDLDLTWERTDKADILRKEAGL from the coding sequence GTGATAAAAAGATTATTTACTTCTGAGTCAGTAACTGAAGGACATCCAGATAAAATATGCGACCAAATTTCTGATTCGATATTAGATGCTATTTTAGAAAAAGATCCATCAGCTAGAGTTGCTTGCGAAACAAGTGTTTCTACAGGACTTGTACTAGTTGCAGGTGAAATATCAACAGATTGTTATATAGATATTCCTAAAATAGTTAGAAAGACAATAGAAGAGATAGGCTACACTAGGGCAAAGTATGGTTTTGACTCTGACACATGTGCAGTATTAACTGCAATAGATGAGCAATCCCCAGATATTGCAATGGGAGTTAATGAAGCACTTGAAAATAAGAAAGGTGCCCAAAAGGATGAACTAGAATCTATAGGAGCGGGAGATCAAGGTATTATGTTTGGCTTTGCTTGCAACGAAACACCAGAGCTTATGCCACTACCTATTTCATTAGCGCACAAACTAGCTAAAAGATTATCTGATGTAAGAAAAAATGGTACACTGGACTATTTAAGACCAGATGGAAAAACTCAAGTAACTGTTGAGTATGATGGAGACAAGCCTGTTAGAATTGATACAATAGTTATTTCTACACAGCACAGTCCTGATGTAGATGGTAAAACTATTGAAAAAGATATGATTGAGCATGTTATCAACAAAATTGTTCCAGAAGAACTATTAGATGCAAATACAAGATATTTTATTAATCCAACTGGTCGTTTTGTTATCGGAGGACCACAAGGAGATGCTGGTTTAACAGGAAGAAAAATAATTGTTGATACGTACGGAGGATATGCTCGTCATGGTGGAGGAGCTTTTTCTGGAAAAGATGCAACAAAGGTAGACCGTTCTGCTGCATATGCTGCTAGATATGTTGCTAAAAATATAGTAGCTGCAGGCTTAGCAGACAAATGTGAAATCGAATTAGCCTATGCTATTGGGGTTGCAGAACCAGTATCTATACTAGTTGAAACATTTGGCACTGGTAAAGTAGATGAGTCAAAATTAACAGAACTTGTTAAAAAGCACTTCGATTTAAGACCAGCGGCTATTATTAGAGATTTAGACCTAAGAAAGCCTGGTTATAGAAAAGTTGCTGCTTATGGACACTTTGGAAGAACAGACCTAGACCTTACATGGGAAAGAACAGATAAGGCGGATATATTAAGAAAAGAAGCAGGACTATAA
- a CDS encoding COG2426 family protein has protein sequence MEKILEIITKEIMVLLIAAMPLMELKGAIPIGVSMGLSPIHATILGILGSLIPVPFLLFFLKPIFIRLRRTKFFRSFVDKLVKSTLKKSKKIKKYSIIGLIIFVAIPLPGTGVWTGSLAAILFNMRFRHAFPAIALGNIIAGAIMFVLSYIMVNI, from the coding sequence ATGGAGAAAATACTTGAAATTATTACTAAAGAAATAATGGTATTATTAATCGCGGCAATGCCGTTAATGGAGCTTAAAGGAGCTATTCCTATTGGTGTATCTATGGGACTAAGCCCCATACATGCTACTATATTAGGTATTTTAGGTAGCCTAATTCCCGTTCCTTTTTTACTTTTTTTCTTAAAGCCTATTTTTATTAGGTTAAGAAGAACAAAATTCTTTAGAAGTTTTGTAGATAAATTAGTTAAAAGTACACTGAAAAAAAGTAAAAAAATAAAAAAATATAGTATTATTGGATTAATAATTTTCGTGGCTATACCATTACCAGGAACTGGTGTATGGACAGGTAGTTTAGCTGCAATACTGTTTAATATGCGATTTAGGCATGCCTTCCCTGCTATTGCACTAGGGAATATTATTGCAGGTGCTATTATGTTTGTACTTAGTTATATTATGGTAAATATTTAG
- a CDS encoding Spo0E family sporulation regulatory protein-aspartic acid phosphatase — MDRIQELELLIEQLQTKLRNYLDDERPKNEIYELSTQIDDLIVEYSNLTR, encoded by the coding sequence GTGGACAGAATACAAGAACTTGAACTACTAATAGAACAGTTACAGACTAAACTCCGAAATTATTTGGATGATGAAAGACCTAAAAATGAAATTTACGAATTAAGTACGCAGATTGACGACCTAATAGTTGAATACTCTAATTTAACTAGGTAA
- the yyaC gene encoding spore protease YyaC — protein MNIQTNQYHRNTSNCIGHYKAPSAIKELSKYLHNNIRAPLLIFCVGTDRCIGDALGPLTGTILKKLNPSFPVYGTIEDPIHALNISSSLREIKKRHPEYFIVAVDASLGNEDEIGNIVIRKGSLYPGKGVGKKLPAVGDISIVGIVEDASCDVVSTIHNIRLHFIMSMAEVIASIITDGSVDDNLNNPF, from the coding sequence TTGAATATACAAACAAATCAATACCATAGAAACACTTCAAATTGCATAGGTCATTATAAGGCTCCTTCAGCAATAAAGGAGCTTTCTAAATACTTGCATAATAACATTAGAGCACCTCTACTTATTTTTTGTGTCGGCACTGATCGCTGTATAGGTGATGCTCTAGGGCCATTAACAGGTACAATTTTAAAAAAGCTAAATCCATCATTTCCTGTATATGGTACAATAGAAGATCCAATTCATGCACTTAATATTTCTAGCAGCTTAAGAGAAATAAAAAAAAGGCATCCCGAATATTTCATAGTAGCTGTGGATGCCTCATTAGGAAATGAAGATGAAATTGGCAATATAGTAATAAGAAAAGGTTCTCTTTACCCCGGAAAAGGTGTAGGTAAGAAACTTCCTGCCGTAGGGGACATTTCTATTGTTGGAATAGTAGAGGATGCCAGCTGTGATGTTGTCTCTACTATTCATAATATTCGTCTTCATTTTATTATGTCAATGGCAGAGGTTATTGCATCTATTATTACAGATGGATCAGTTGATGATAATCTTAACAATCCATTCTGA
- a CDS encoding GerMN domain-containing protein yields the protein MNIKKITLFLLAVIMVFTLAACNTRTPIEDGNNTGDGNTVVDPTPEGETATVKLYFANQEYIMTGDESLDHTIGVDREVKIGEKPIEEVILEELKRKPEDEKLTTVLEKIKVLSVETAENIAYVNLSGENLNGGSMEEALILQQIVFSLTELEEVEGVQFLVDGSKRETLMGHIFIEEPLKKSDVED from the coding sequence ATGAACATAAAAAAAATAACATTATTTTTATTGGCAGTAATTATGGTATTTACATTAGCTGCATGTAATACTAGGACACCAATAGAAGATGGAAATAATACTGGAGATGGTAATACTGTAGTAGATCCAACACCAGAAGGTGAAACAGCAACAGTAAAGCTATACTTTGCTAATCAGGAGTATATTATGACTGGCGATGAGAGTCTAGACCATACTATAGGAGTAGATAGAGAAGTAAAAATAGGTGAAAAACCTATAGAAGAAGTTATATTAGAAGAATTAAAAAGGAAACCTGAAGATGAAAAACTAACAACAGTATTAGAAAAAATTAAAGTATTAAGTGTAGAAACAGCAGAAAATATAGCTTATGTAAACTTATCTGGAGAAAACTTGAATGGAGGATCAATGGAGGAAGCCCTAATACTACAACAGATAGTATTTTCTTTAACTGAACTTGAAGAAGTAGAGGGCGTACAGTTTTTAGTAGATGGAAGTAAAAGAGAAACATTAATGGGGCACATATTTATTGAAGAGCCATTGAAAAAATCAGACGTTGAAGATTAA
- a CDS encoding DUF1292 domain-containing protein: MTNHNHEHECCGGNHDNHECCGGNHDNHECCGGNHDNDHNHGGCGCQDHDHQEYQMIQLSLEDGKEVSAAVLEVFELDGKEYIALLPVEEENVLLYEFKEDEEGVELINIESDEEFDAVSQAFLELVAFDEEDEEEYEDEE, from the coding sequence ATGACAAATCATAATCACGAGCATGAATGCTGCGGAGGAAATCACGATAACCATGAATGTTGCGGAGGAAACCATGATAATCATGAGTGTTGTGGGGGAAATCACGACAACGACCATAACCATGGAGGATGCGGTTGCCAAGACCACGATCACCAAGAGTATCAAATGATCCAGCTTAGCTTAGAGGATGGCAAAGAAGTTAGCGCTGCTGTTTTAGAAGTATTTGAGTTAGATGGTAAAGAATATATTGCGCTTCTACCAGTTGAAGAAGAGAATGTATTATTATATGAATTTAAAGAAGATGAAGAGGGTGTTGAGCTAATCAATATCGAATCTGATGAAGAATTCGATGCAGTATCCCAAGCCTTTTTAGAGCTAGTAGCCTTTGACGAAGAAGATGAAGAGGAATACGAGGACGAGGAATAG
- a CDS encoding putative bifunctional diguanylate cyclase/phosphodiesterase, with protein sequence MERLHKRTLLVLALVLLGVIVNYLSIPLLIKSDYVFEKALILTVIYTAGILCGAIAIKIINNYISDEDIKESMVCNRYMEQFSLQNMLTNLPNRIALEKRFELILEQTCDKNFKILFIDVDGFKIVNDTLGHAVGDEVLKKIANRLTEIIDGQCELFHIRGDEFVLLLSKNESIEDVCHMAKRIIKSMAIPFVFKERELHLTVSIGIASYPWDGYNVNLLLQSAHLAVQRAKESGKNNFKVYDHSMNLKMNKKLDLINNLHRAVEKEEFVLYYQPQVNSLTGEVVGLEALIRWESPEMGIVSPAEFIPLAEETGLIIPIGDWVLKAACTQNKAWQNLGYASLPVSVNISALQFQESSFVDKVVKVLKDTELDPSWLHLEITESIAIKDTELTIDILNRLKDIGLKIALDDFGTGFSSLGYLKKFKINVLKIDSSFIRDIGEEDATITKTIIVLGKSLNMEVIAEGVETKEQFNYLKEVGCDKVQGYLFSRPVPPDEIEKMLYIA encoded by the coding sequence ATGGAACGCCTTCATAAAAGAACATTGCTCGTTTTAGCGTTGGTATTATTAGGTGTAATAGTTAATTACTTAAGTATTCCCTTGCTTATTAAATCGGATTATGTTTTTGAGAAAGCTCTTATACTTACAGTTATTTATACAGCTGGTATTCTTTGTGGAGCAATTGCCATTAAAATTATCAATAATTATATTTCAGATGAAGATATTAAGGAAAGTATGGTATGCAATCGTTATATGGAACAATTTAGCTTGCAAAATATGCTAACTAACCTTCCTAATAGAATAGCATTAGAAAAAAGATTCGAATTAATATTAGAACAAACATGCGATAAAAACTTTAAAATTTTATTTATAGACGTTGACGGATTTAAAATTGTAAATGATACTTTAGGACATGCAGTAGGCGATGAAGTATTAAAAAAAATTGCTAATAGGCTTACAGAAATAATAGATGGACAATGCGAACTATTCCATATTAGAGGGGATGAATTTGTTTTATTACTAAGTAAAAATGAATCAATAGAAGATGTTTGCCATATGGCTAAAAGAATTATTAAATCTATGGCGATTCCTTTTGTTTTTAAAGAAAGAGAACTCCATCTAACTGTTAGTATCGGAATAGCTAGCTACCCATGGGACGGATACAATGTTAATCTCTTACTACAAAGTGCTCATTTAGCAGTGCAAAGAGCTAAGGAAAGTGGAAAAAATAATTTTAAAGTATATGATCATAGCATGAACCTTAAAATGAATAAAAAATTGGATCTTATAAACAATCTACATAGAGCTGTGGAAAAAGAAGAATTTGTATTATATTATCAGCCACAAGTCAATAGCTTAACTGGTGAGGTTGTGGGACTAGAAGCGTTAATACGCTGGGAAAGTCCAGAGATGGGCATTGTATCTCCCGCTGAATTTATCCCATTAGCAGAGGAAACGGGGTTAATTATTCCCATAGGTGATTGGGTACTAAAAGCCGCTTGTACTCAAAATAAAGCTTGGCAAAACTTAGGTTATGCTTCTTTGCCTGTTTCTGTTAATATTTCAGCTCTACAGTTTCAAGAATCTTCTTTTGTAGATAAAGTTGTAAAAGTATTAAAGGATACTGAACTTGACCCTAGCTGGCTACACTTAGAAATTACAGAAAGTATTGCTATTAAAGATACTGAATTAACTATAGATATATTGAATAGATTAAAGGATATAGGATTAAAAATAGCTTTAGATGATTTCGGTACAGGATTTTCATCACTAGGATACTTGAAGAAGTTTAAGATAAATGTTTTAAAGATAGATTCTTCATTTATACGAGATATAGGGGAAGAAGATGCTACAATTACTAAAACCATTATAGTATTAGGCAAGAGTCTAAATATGGAAGTTATTGCAGAAGGTGTAGAAACTAAGGAACAGTTTAATTATTTAAAGGAAGTAGGCTGCGATAAAGTACAGGGATATTTATTTAGTCGCCCGGTACCACCAGATGAAATTGAAAAAATGTTATATATAGCGTAG
- the fabZ gene encoding 3-hydroxyacyl-ACP dehydratase FabZ: MELNSVEIQNLIPHRYPFLLVDKIIEMDPGKSAVGIKNVSINEPFFQGHFPGQPIMPGVLIVEAMAQVAAVTCMGSEENKGKLGVFTGIDNCKFRRQVVPGDTIRIEIEMTAFRRSIGKAEAKAYVEDQLACSANLTFALIDRN, encoded by the coding sequence ATGGAATTAAATAGTGTTGAAATACAAAATCTTATTCCACATAGATACCCTTTTTTATTAGTAGATAAGATTATCGAAATGGATCCAGGAAAAAGTGCAGTAGGTATTAAAAATGTGAGTATAAATGAGCCGTTTTTTCAGGGCCATTTTCCAGGTCAGCCTATTATGCCAGGGGTTTTAATTGTAGAAGCCATGGCACAGGTAGCAGCAGTTACATGTATGGGATCGGAAGAAAATAAAGGGAAACTAGGTGTATTTACTGGAATAGATAATTGTAAATTTAGAAGGCAGGTAGTACCAGGGGATACAATTCGTATAGAAATTGAAATGACAGCTTTTAGGAGAAGTATTGGCAAGGCAGAGGCAAAAGCTTATGTAGAAGATCAATTAGCTTGTTCTGCAAATTTAACATTTGCATTAATTGATAGGAACTAG
- a CDS encoding phosphatase PAP2 family protein, translating to MSDVTFILWLQRFSSEFLDKFFILTTMMGNPEYYMIIIPFLYWCVNKKQAFRFTMFFLISSYTNSVIKGSTGRSRPPADQVRILYGESTGGSTSFPSGHAQGTAALWLYASYYFKRMWVTILAIVIIALVSISRLYLGLHYPIDIIVGIALAAIILVIYNLIYEPIANIIGSLPFVFRLIIPFLLIPILLMLPGHDKGMVVGFSIGLLSGYQLQERYLYFDESGSIIEQVIKFILGIAGLFGLKTGLKMLFASSDIIQISPLIADVIRYAAVGLWATYGAPWVFVKLGLSKKNRRWKYVF from the coding sequence ATGTCAGATGTTACATTTATTTTGTGGCTGCAACGATTTTCAAGTGAATTCTTAGACAAATTTTTTATATTGACTACAATGATGGGAAATCCAGAATACTATATGATAATTATACCTTTTCTATACTGGTGCGTTAATAAGAAACAGGCTTTTCGATTTACAATGTTTTTCCTAATTAGCTCTTATACTAATTCGGTTATTAAAGGGTCAACAGGTAGATCAAGACCACCAGCAGATCAGGTTAGAATACTATATGGAGAGTCAACTGGAGGATCAACATCCTTTCCTAGTGGACATGCTCAAGGAACAGCGGCATTATGGCTATATGCTTCCTATTATTTTAAAAGAATGTGGGTTACAATTCTTGCTATTGTTATAATCGCTTTAGTGTCTATATCTAGACTATATTTAGGACTTCATTATCCTATAGACATAATAGTAGGTATAGCATTAGCAGCAATCATTCTTGTAATATATAACCTTATATACGAGCCTATAGCTAATATTATAGGAAGTCTTCCATTTGTATTTAGACTTATTATACCTTTTTTATTGATTCCAATATTATTGATGTTACCAGGACATGATAAGGGTATGGTTGTAGGTTTTTCTATAGGACTTCTTTCTGGCTATCAGTTACAAGAGAGATATTTATACTTTGATGAAAGTGGTTCCATTATAGAGCAAGTAATTAAGTTTATTCTTGGGATTGCAGGCCTATTTGGATTAAAAACAGGGCTAAAGATGTTATTCGCATCATCGGATATTATTCAAATATCTCCTTTAATAGCAGATGTTATTAGGTATGCAGCCGTTGGTCTATGGGCAACCTATGGGGCACCTTGGGTTTTTGTTAAGCTAGGACTTTCTAAAAAAAATAGAAGATGGAAATATGTATTTTAG
- a CDS encoding ABC transporter substrate-binding protein, protein MMAALVVGCSSSSKETLTVYNWGDYIDESVLKEFEKEFGVRVIYDTFSTNEDMYVKLKAGGTSYDVAIPSDYMIERMIKEDMLEKIDMTKIDNYKYIDDKFKNLDFDPSNEYSVPYMWGTVGILYNKEVVKEDVDSWDILWDEKYKGQILMMDSQRDSIGITLKKLDFSLNSRDTKELELAKGELIKQKPLVMAYVVDEGKDMMIGGEAALAVAWSGDAVFMMEQNEDLGYVVPKEGSNLWFDNMVIPKGTKNKELAEKFIDFMTRPEIGLKNTEYIGYSTPNTGTLELLDEEVANDEVAYPSDEVIENCEIFLDPSDFLKEYDRIWTEIKAY, encoded by the coding sequence ATGATGGCAGCTTTAGTAGTGGGTTGTTCTTCTAGTTCGAAGGAAACTTTAACTGTTTACAACTGGGGAGATTATATAGATGAGTCTGTGTTAAAAGAATTTGAAAAAGAGTTTGGAGTAAGGGTAATATACGATACATTCTCTACTAACGAAGATATGTATGTAAAGCTTAAAGCTGGTGGAACTAGCTACGATGTAGCAATTCCGTCGGACTATATGATAGAACGTATGATAAAGGAAGATATGCTAGAAAAAATAGATATGACTAAAATTGATAACTATAAATATATTGATGATAAATTTAAAAACTTAGATTTCGATCCTAGTAATGAATACTCAGTTCCATATATGTGGGGAACTGTAGGTATACTTTATAATAAAGAAGTTGTAAAAGAAGATGTAGATAGCTGGGATATATTATGGGATGAGAAATACAAAGGACAAATTTTAATGATGGATAGCCAAAGAGATTCCATCGGAATTACCCTTAAAAAATTAGATTTTTCTCTTAACTCTAGGGATACTAAGGAACTAGAATTAGCAAAGGGAGAGCTAATTAAGCAAAAACCACTAGTTATGGCCTATGTTGTGGATGAAGGAAAGGATATGATGATTGGCGGAGAGGCAGCACTTGCTGTAGCTTGGTCTGGAGATGCAGTATTTATGATGGAACAAAATGAAGATTTAGGATATGTTGTACCAAAGGAAGGCAGTAATCTATGGTTTGATAATATGGTTATTCCTAAAGGTACAAAAAATAAGGAATTAGCAGAGAAATTTATCGATTTTATGACAAGACCAGAAATTGGATTAAAGAATACTGAGTATATTGGTTATTCAACACCTAATACAGGAACTTTAGAGCTTTTAGATGAAGAAGTTGCAAACGATGAAGTTGCTTATCCTTCTGATGAAGTTATAGAAAACTGTGAAATATTTTTAGATCCAAGTGACTTTTTAAAGGAATATGATCGTATTTGGACAGAAATTAAGGCGTATTAA
- a CDS encoding ABC transporter permease translates to MVGKFIKRFYTFLIFVFLYAPIVTLIAFSFNESRSRGKWGGFTLRWYKELLYDAPIKNAFYYTMVIALLSAIIATIIGTIAAVGIYNMGFLGKKVVLNLNYLPVLNPDIVTGVSLMTLFIFINLELGFLSMLLAHITFCIPYVVLAVLPKLKQLNKHLAEAAMDLGATPFYAFRKVILPEIMPGIVTGALMAFTLSIDDFVISFFTAGKGVTNLSIAVYSMARRGINPKINALSTLMFLGVLGLLLIINKRTVIENKGGVKK, encoded by the coding sequence ATGGTAGGAAAATTTATTAAAAGGTTTTATACATTTTTAATATTTGTATTCCTATATGCTCCCATAGTCACTTTGATTGCCTTTTCCTTTAACGAGTCCCGGTCTAGAGGGAAATGGGGAGGATTTACTTTAAGATGGTACAAAGAGCTTCTCTATGATGCTCCTATAAAAAATGCATTTTACTATACTATGGTAATTGCACTATTATCAGCGATTATTGCTACAATAATTGGAACTATAGCTGCTGTGGGTATTTATAATATGGGGTTTTTAGGTAAAAAAGTGGTGCTAAACCTTAACTACTTGCCTGTTTTAAATCCTGATATTGTAACAGGTGTATCCTTAATGACATTGTTTATATTCATTAATTTAGAATTAGGATTTTTATCTATGCTACTTGCCCATATTACTTTTTGTATACCCTATGTAGTGTTGGCAGTTTTACCAAAGCTAAAGCAGTTGAATAAACATTTAGCCGAGGCAGCCATGGATTTGGGTGCAACACCATTTTATGCATTTCGTAAGGTTATTTTGCCAGAAATTATGCCAGGAATAGTTACAGGAGCATTAATGGCCTTTACACTTTCTATAGATGATTTTGTTATCAGCTTTTTTACAGCAGGTAAAGGGGTTACTAATCTTTCTATAGCTGTCTACTCTATGGCAAGAAGAGGAATTAACCCTAAAATAAATGCATTATCTACACTAATGTTTTTAGGAGTACTAGGTTTACTTTTAATTATTAACAAAAGAACTGTTATTGAAAATAAAGGAGGAGTTAAAAAGTGA